TAACTTCAAGGAGGAAGCGGTGAAGACTGAAACCCTCCAGAACAGTGTAACTGCCACCGGTACCATCGAGGCAGTGACCTCAGTAACCGTGGGTACACAGGTGAGCGGTATCGTGAACAAACTCTATGTGGATTACAACTCTCAGGTAAAGAAGGGACAGGTAATCGCAGAGCTCGACAAGACCAACCTGCTGAGCGAGCTCAATACGGCTAAGGCAAATCTCGCCAGCGCCACCAGCAACCTCAGCTATCAGGCAGCCAACATGAATCGCTACCAAACGCTTTACAAGAAGGGACTCGTAAGTGCCGATGAATACGAGAACGCTCTCCTCACCTATCGTCAGGCGAAGGAACAGGTGGCTTCATCCAAGGAAAATGTACAGAAGGCTCAGACCAACCTGGGCTACGCTACCATCACGTCGCCTATCGATGGTACCGTTATCTCGAAGAGCGTAGAGGAAGGCCAAACCGTAGCGGCAAGCTTCAACACCCCAGAACTCTTCACTATTGCCAAGGACCTGACCAACATGCAGGTAGTGGCAAACGTGGATGAGGCAGACATCGGCGGTGTGAAAGAAGGCGACCGTGTTACCTTCACCGTAGATGCTTATCCGGATGATACCTTCGAGGGAACCGTAAAGCAGGTGCGCCTGGAAGCAACGACTACCAACAATGTGGTTACTTACGAGGTGGTAATATCTGCTCCAAATGCAGACCTCAAGCTGAAGCCTGGTCTGACAGCCAATGTCACCATCTACACCCAGGAGCGCAGTGGCGTACTCGCTGTAGCCAACAAGGCTTTGCGTTTTACTCCTACCAAGGAAACCGTGGGCAAGGATATGAAAATTGTGGATTGCAAGGGCAAGAACAAGGTATGGACCCTCAGCGACAAGACCCTCACAGCCCATTCCGTAACCATCGGTCAGACCGACGGAGTGCACACCGAAATCATCAAGGGTATCAAAAAGGGACAGAAGATTGTAACAGAAATCATCGTCAATACGCCTGAGGAGGAAGAGGATGCCCAGCAGAGCCAAGGTCTGATCAGTGGTCCTGGCCCTAGAGGAAAAAAGAAATAAGACAGAAGGCATAATTTATAATTAATAATTTACAATTTATAGTTAAGAATTATGGCTGAAAATATTGATAACAAAGAGAAGAAGGTTGTCATCGAGCTGGACAACGTGAGGCGCAACTTCATGGTAGGCGACGAGGTGGTGCATGCCCTGAAGGGCGTGAGCTTTAAGATATACGAAGGCGAGTTCGTTACGATCATGGGTAAGTCGGGTTCGGGTAAATCTACCCTATTGAACCAGCTGGGATGTCTCGACACGCCATCCAGCGGCGAATACTATCTGGATGGTGTCAGCGTAAGAAAGATGAGCCGCAACGACCGTGCCATCCTCCGCAACCGCAAGATTGGTTTCATCTTCCAGAACTACAACCTTCTGCCGAAGACTACCAGTGTGGAGAATGTGGAGCTGCCACTGATGTACAATCCTTCCGTTACTGCCGAGGAGCGCAAGCAGCGTGCCATCGAAGCCTTGAAGGCTGTGGGCTTGGGCGAGCGACTCTATCACAAGAGTAACCAGATGTCGGGTGGACAGATGCAGCGTGTGGCCATCGCCAGAGCTCTGGTGAACGACCCTGCCGTGATTCTCGCCGATGAGGCTACGGGTAACCTCGATACCCGAACCAGTTTCGAGATTCTCGTACTCTTCCAGAAGCTCTATGCCGAGGGAAGAACCATCATCTTCGTAACTCACAACCCAGACATCGCCAACTATTCGAGCCGCAACATCGAGCTGCGAGATGGTCATATCATCAGTGATACCTACAACGACCATATCCTCTCGGCAGCCGAAGGCCTTGCCGCATTGCCAGCCAATACGGACGAATAGGAGAAGTGAAGAACGAAGAGTGAAGAGTGAAGAATTCAACAGCTTTACTAATCATAAAGTTCAATGTTCAAAATTCAAAGTTCAAAGTAAATGAATTATCAGAATCTTTTAAAGATAGCCCTCCGAGCGATAGCAGCCAACAAGATGCGCTCCTTCCTCACAGCCCTGGGTATCATCATTGGTATCGCAGCCGTGATTACGATGCTTGCCATCGGACAGGGAAGCAAGGCGAGCATCAAGGCGAACATCGCCGAGATGGGTTCCAATATGATCATGATTTCGCCGGGTGCCGACATGAGAGGCGGTGTAAGACAGGATGCCTCATCGATGGAGACCCTGAAGCAGACTGACTATCAGACCATCAAGGATGAGTGCAACTATATCAGTGCCATCTCGCCTACCGTAAACAGCGCCGGACAGTGGATCTACGGCAACAACAATACCCAGAGCAGCATCTATGGCGTGAACCAGGATTATCTCAGCATCCGACAGTTGAAAGTAGCTGACGGAGAAATGTTTACCGATGCCGACATCAAGGCGGCAGCCAAGGTTTGCATCCTGGGTCAGACGGTGGTAGATTACCTCTTTCCAGACGGCAGCGACCCTATCGGTAAGGTGGTGCGCTTCAACAGCATCCCTTTCCGTGTAGTAGGCGTGCTCAAGAAAAAAGGCTACAATAGTATGGGTATGGACCAGGACGACCTGGTACTGGCGCCTTACACCACCGTGATGAAACGACTCCTGGCACAGACTTACCTGGGCGGCATCGTATGCTCGGCCATTACCGAGGAGGCTTCGCAGCCAGCACAAGACCAGATTAGCGACATCCTGCGCCGCAACCACAAACTGAAGGATGCCACCGCCACCACAGAGGCAGATGAAGACGACTTCAATATCCGTTCGCAGGAGGAAATATCCAGCATGATGAACTCCACCATGTCAACCATCACCATCCTGCTCGGATCCGTGGCAGGCATCTCATTACTGGTGGGCGGTATCGGAATCATGAACATCATGTATGTTTCCGTAACCGAGCGAACCCGGGAGATTGGTCTTAGAATGAGTGTGGGTGCCCGAGGCATCGACATTCTGAACCAATTTTTGATTGAGGCTATCCTGCTGTCAGTAACAGGTGGTATCATTGGAGTGATATTGGGCGTGAGTCTATCGCTCAGTCTGAATGCCTTCCTGCACATCGCCACTCAGATTGAGCCATGGAGTATCATCATGAGTTTTGCCGTATGTACCTTCACCGGAGTATTCTTCGGCTGGTATCCTGCGAAGAAGGCAGCCCGTCTCGACCCGATTGAGGCGATAAGATATGAATAAAATTCGAAATATATTTGGTTAATACAAAATAAAGTTGTACTTTTGCGTCTGCAAAGTGCAACTTTTTTTGTTACCGGAAAGATTCAGGAAAGATTCTGAAAAAATTCTGAAAATATTTAAGAAGGTTACAGGAAAGAAGCACCGAGTAAAAAGAAAGTAAACATTTAAAAGACAGACAATTATGAGATTTATAGGAATCATTCCAGCACGATACGCCTCAACGCGTTTCCCAGGTAAGCCACTCGCCATGCTTGGTGGCAAACCAGTAATCCAGCACGTTTATGAGAAAGTAGCAGCCGTCTTGGAGGAAGCCTACGTGGCTACCGACGACGAGCGCATCCTCAATGCCGTGGAGGCTTTTGGCGGTAAGGCGGTGATGACCCGCACCGACCACAAGAGCGGTACCGACCGCATAGAGGAAGCCATCGAAAAGATTGGCGGCGATTGGGATGTCATCGTCAATGTGCAGGGCGATGAGCCTTTCGTGGCAAAAAGCCAGTTGGAAACCATCTGCCACTGCTTCGACGACCCAACCACCCAGATTGCTACCCTGGGCAAGGCATTTACATCAATGGAGGCTGTGGAGAATCCAAACAGTCCGAAGATTGCCGTGAGCAACCAGGGCTTTGCTCTCTACTTCTCCCGCAGCGTCATCCCATACGTAAGAGGCAAGGAGCGCAAGGACTGGCTCAACAACTTCCCTTACCTGAAGCATCTGGGCATATATGCTTACCGCAAGGAAGTGCTCAAGGAAGTAACCCAGTTGCCACAGAGTTCTCTGGAGATTGCAGAGAGCCTGGAGCAGTTGCGCTGGTTACAGAATGGCTATAAGATTAAGGTGGGAACCACCGATGTGGAGACCGTAGGCATTGATACCCCAGAAGACTTGAAACGAGCAGAAGAGTTCTTAAAGAGTTTATAGTTTATAGTTGACAATTTATAGCTTACAGTTTACAGATAAAAGAGATAGGAGTTACAGGGAGAGATGAACAAGAATCAGATAGAAAATATCGTGAGTAATTACATCGTGCGCCACAACATGTGGAAGCACGCTGGCTTTTATATCGTTGCCCTTTCGGGAGGAGCCGACAGCGTAGCCTTGCTGCTCATCCTGAAAAGCATCGGCATGCCCGTAGAGGCCGCCCACTGTAACTTCCATCTGCGTGGCGAAGAAAGTGATCGCGACGAACAATTCTGCGTGGATCTGTGCGAACATGAAGGCATTGCCCTGCACCGCATCCACTTCGATACATTTACCTATGCCGAAAAGCACAAGGTGAGCATCGAGATGGCGGCGCGCGACCTGCGCTATCGCTATTTCGCCCAACTCGCCAAAGACATCAATGCCGATGGCATCTGCGTGGCACACCATCGTGATGACAACGTGGAAACCCTGCTGCTCAACCTGCTCAGAGGTTCGGGCGTGGACGGACTCGCTGCCATCGCTCCCCAAAACGGCAACATCCTGCGACCGCTGCTCTGCATCAGCCGACAGGATGTGCTCGACTATCTGGCAGAGAAGAAACAGGATTACGTAACCGATTCCACGAATCTGGAAGATGATGCCCTGCGCAACAAGATACGTCACCACGTGATTCCGCTGCTCGAAACGCTGAACCCTGCAGCCAGGGACAACATCGCCCAGTCGGCAAAATATCTGAGACAGGCAAAACTGATGCTCGACAATATGGAAAAAGACATGAAACCATCTGATGCCGACAATGCCGACAGCGTGATTTTCATTGACAAAGCCCCAATCATGATGGCGGCAAGTCAGGAATTCATGCTCCACAAACGCATCGGCAACTATGGATTCCATGGTGACACCATCGATAACATCATGAACGCTCTGAGGAATCAGGATGGCGGTATAGGAAAGGTTTGGAAAAGCAATGACTACATGCTAGCCATCGACCGAGAGCAACTGCTCATCACTCCGCTGGAGGCGCTGGACAACCTGCAGAAAGAGCGGGAATTCCGACTCCCCGAAGAAGGAAACTACACGCTCAACGACAGCACGAAAATCAAGCTCCGCCGCTATCCACGAACCGAAGACTTTGCACCAAGTAAAGAGAGCCATCGCATCACGCTGGATGCCGACAAGGTAAGCTTCCCACTCACCTACCGGCTAACAGCACAAGGCGACCGCTTCCAGCCATTCGGCATGAAGGGAACCAAACTCATCAGTGATTACCTCACCGACCGCAAACGAAACTACATGGAAAAGATGAGCCAGCATGTACTGACCGACAAGGAAGGCGAAATCATCTGGCTCATCGGAGAAAGGACATCCGACAGATGCAAAATCTCTCCTACCACCCAATCTATCCTGGAGATAGAAATGATGGAAAATCCGGATGCCCCACAGAAATGAGAAAAACAAGAGAGAATAGAAGAAACAGGGAAGGAATTGAAAAATGACAAACATCAGAAAAAGAGGCATCGGGATAGCCGGTGCCTTGTTGGTTATTCTACTTTTAGCTTTGGGATACTGGATCTATCGCTGCCAGAACCCCACAAGAGAAAGCGTGCAGGCTGCCAAGGCACGCATTGAAGTATACAGCAGCTACGAGATAAGAAGAGGCGACAAGACCTTGCTGCACTTCGACGAAGACACCACCACCCTAGCCGCCGTCTTCGTGAACCGCTGGGCACTGGTGCCATCCTGCCAGGGACGACTCGCAGCATCCTATGATGCCAGCATCACCAAAAACAAATACAAGGGGCTGGACGCCGACAGCGTGCTGGTGGAGAAGGTGGATTCGCTCGACAGTCTCTACAAAGATTCCAAATGGAAAGAGAGCGAGTTAGCCTACTACATCCACTCGCATAGCGTGATGGACCTGGGCTACAACAGAATCTGCGCATTCGAGAACCGGGAAAAGGTGTTGAGAGATTCAGCCAAGAAGATGCTCGACTCCCTGCACCATATCCAGGGCAAGGATTCATCGGGAAAAGTATCCAACGGCAAGGAAAAACTGCAACTGGTACACCTTATTATATATAAGGCATTCTACACCGACGAGAATGGCAAGACCCAAAGTGAAGACTGCAAGCTCATCGGAAGCATGGACGGCAAAAATACCCAAGGTTGCCATCTCTTCCAGCTGGCTTCAGAAACCACCCCAGATGGCATCTTCGGCATCGCACCCCGCACGGCTGCCGGCATCGTAACCCTGCAGGGAGTCACCCACAGGAAGCCTATCAACTATGAACTGAGACCCGATTCCCTGGGCTACTTCTCGGGTTCATACGACAGTCTGTACCAAGCCGAAGGCTATGGTGTATGGATAGGACACGATGGTACCTACTACGAGGGTGAATGGAAAGACGGCGAAAGAAACGGCTGGGGATTCAGCATCGCCCCCAAGAAACCGCTGAGAGTAGGCGAATGGAAGGCTGACAAATACAAGGGTGAGCGACTGGTCTATACATCGCAGCGCATCTACGGCATCGACATCTCCAAATACCAGCATGGCAAAGGCAAGAAGAAGTATCCTATCGACTGGAAGCGACTGCGCATCACCCACCTGGGAACCATCAGCAAGAAGACCGTGAATGGAAACGTGAACTTCCCAATCAGATATATCTACATCAAGAGTACGGAAGGAAAGTCTATCGTCAATCCTTTCTATAAGAAAGACTATAACGATGCACGCAAACACGGCTATCACGTAGGAACTTACCACTTCTTCAGCACCAGGAGTTCGGCTGCGGAACAGGCAAACCACTTCTTGCGCCATAGCCATATCCGCCGTGGCGATTTCCCTCCCGTTCTGGATTTGGAACCATTCCCAAGTCAGATTAAGCAGATGGGCGGTCCGGCTGTACTCTTCGCAAGGGTAAGAACATGGCTCCGACTGGTGGAAAGAGCCACCGGAGTGAAACCCATCCTCTACATCAGTCAGATGTTCGTAAACCGGTATCTTCCGCTTGCCCCCGACCTGAAGCACGACTACCTGGTGTGGATAGCCCGATATGGCGAATATAAGCCAGACATTCACCTGGTTTATTGGCAATTATGCCCCGACGGAAGGGTTGCCGGCATACACGGAACGGTGGACATCAACGTCTTCAATGGTTACCAAAAAGCATTCGATAAATTCGCTAAGAATGAAGCAGTTAGATAAAATTTCAAAAAACCAAGAGTTTTAGGTTAAATAATGTTATCAGAAGTAACAACCTATTGAATATTTTACTATCTTTGCATTATTGTGTAACTAAAAGAAAGAGGGAATAGTTATTATGAGACAGCTGAAAATACAGAAAAGTATAACCAATCGAAATAGTGAGGCACTCGATAAATATCTGGTGGAAATAGGCAGAGCTCCTATGATTTCCATCGACGAAGAGATAGAACTGGCGCAGATTATCCGCAAGGGTGGCAGAGCCGGAGAGAGAGCCAAGAACAAGTTGGTAGAAGCCAACCTGCGATTTGTTGTGTCTGTAGCCAAGCAATATCAGCACCAGGGGCTTACCCTCACCGACCTGATAGACGAAGGCAACATCGGCCTCATCAAGGCAGCAGAGCGCTTTGACGAGACCCGAGGCTTCAAGTTCATCTCGTATGCAGTATGGTGGATTCGCCAGAGTATCCTACAGGCTATAGCCGAGCAGAGCAGAATCGTGAGACTGCCTTTGAACCAGGTGGGTTCGCTCAACAAGGTGAACCAGGAAATCAACAAGTTCGAACAGGAAAACCAGCGACGCCCTAGCGTTCAGGAGATTTCTGACAGAACCGGAGTGGATGAAGACAAGATTACGCAGAGCATCATGGCAAGCGGACACCACGTGAGCATCGATGCCCCATTCGGCGAGGACGACGATAACTCGATGGCCGACGTGATGTCAAGCGGCGATGACAGCCGAACCGACAAGCATGTGGACCACGAGAGTATGGCACAGGAGCTGAAGCAGGTTCTGAGCAAATGCCTCAAGGAAAGAGAGCGCAAGATAGTTTGTGCCTGCTTCGGTATCGATGAGACCGAGAAAGGACTTGAGGAGATTGGCGACAAGATGGGATTGACCCGTGAGCGCGTACGCCAGATCAGGGAAAAGAGCATCACCAAGCTCAGAGAGTCGGGAAAAATCGGCATTCTTATGAAATATCTGGGATAAAACCCATATTTAAAGATAAAAAGATGTAATAAAACAGATAAAGGTTTGGACATTTACATATAAATTAGTAACTTTGCAATCGGGTGCGGCAATCAGCCTCACCCGATTTTTTATATCTATATGAACAGGTATCTACTTCACATCATAGCCCTGACTGTCGCAGGATGCTGCCTGCCACTTACGGCAAGCGCTAAGAAATGCGATAAGAGCGACGCTCTCACCGACTCGGTGATGCGCCGCATATTCTGCTATGCCCAGCAAGTTGATACCACGGGCAGAGGCAACAGAACAAGCTATGCCTATACCAAGTTCCAGATGCGCACCAACAAGCGCAACGCCACCCTCATGCTCGTGCCTACAATGTATGCCATTTCGCATGGAGCCGGAAGAAAGTTTATCACCGAGTTTTACAACCGTATCACGGTGGATGAAAAAGGCTCTCCCCACATCAGCCGTCAGCTCAACCTCAGCACCATCCCTCATCGCAGAAACACGATGACATCGGTGTTGAACTACATGACCCCGAACGTATATGGAGAAACGCTCTTCCAGGAAAACATCCTGTCGCCATTCCACCGCACCAACAGGAGATACTACAGATACTCCGTCACTCCCCTGCCTTACGGCATGGCCCAGGTTTATGCCTATCCGCGCATCAAGAATACCCAACTGGTAGAAACACGAGCCATCGTACACGTCAAGAACGGACAGATATACCTCTGCGACTTCGAGGGCGAATACGACATGACCCGATTCTACATCTCGCTGACAATGGGCAAGGAAGGATTCAAGACGCTCGGACCCGCGAAATGCGACCTGAGAGCCAACTTCCAGTTTATGGGCAACAAGATTACGGGCAAATATACCACCATCTACGACCTGCCGAAAATATTAAGCGACAGCCTCAACAATGCAGAGGATACTACCCTGATGGCGAAAGTCCGCCCTATCAAGCTCAACACGGATGAGGAGATGATTTATCGTGATTACTACGATAAGATGGAAAGAAGAAAGAAACAGGAAAAAGCAGCTGAAGAAGAAAAGAAGACCGACTTCGTGAAGGATGTATTGTGGGATGTGGTGGGCGACAACCTGCTCAATCGCATATCCAGCGGATTCGGCAAAGAGAGCCAGGGATATTTCAGAATCGACCCTATCTTTAATCCCCTCTACATGGGATATTCACAGAAAAAGGGAGTGGTTTACAAGTTTAACCTGAGAGGCGAATATGCCTTCAACAGGAACCTGCAGATATCGCTGGGTATAAAAGGCGGTTACAGTTTCAAGCAGCACCGCTTCTACTTCAATGTGCCTGCCAGATTCAACTACAATGCCAAGCACGAGGGATTTCTGCAATTCCAGGTGGGTAACGGAAACAGAATCAACACCAACCGAGTGGCTAGACAGGCGCTGGGATATATCGAATCGAAAGATAGCATCGGCGACTTCTCACCAAGCGTGATTCCAGCCATCAAAGACGGGAAAACAGACTATACAGAGTTTAAAGACCAATACTATCGCCTGACCAACCATTGGCGATTCAACCCGAAATGGGCTTTCGAACTGGGCATGGTTTCACACAACCGTGTTGCCGTGAGACCGGAGTTCTATCACAAGATAGGCTATCCCGACAAATATAAATCTGTGGCACCAGCCTTCGGATTGGAATGGAGGCCCAAGGGCGAGAAAGGCGTCATACTGAAGTTTGACTACGAACAGGGAATCAAGAATCTATGGGGCGGCAACATCGACTACGGTAGAGCCGAGTTTGATGCCCAGACCATTCTCTACGCTTCCCGTCGCCGCTCCTACTCCATGCGCTTCGGCACAGGATTCTATACCATGCGCACAGCCCACTGGGACTTCGTGGATTACACCAACTTCCACAACAACAACATTCCTGGAGGCTGGAACGACGAATGGACGGGAGACTTTGAGCTGCTTTCCTCACAATGGTATAACGCCAGCGACTACTATCTGCGTGCCAACTGTACCTACGAGGCACCTATCATCCTGTCGGCATGGCTGCCGCTGGTGGGAAGATATTTCGAGAAAGAGCGATTCTACATCAGCGGTCTGGTAGTGAAGCATCTTACCCCTTATACAGAATGGGGATACGGACTGAGCACCCGCCTGGTATCACTGGGGTTCTTTGCCGCCTTCAGGGAACTGAAATTTGACGGTGTAGGTTGCCGATTCGGCTTCGAGCTGTTCAGAAACTGGTAGCGCTCATAGGCTATATCAGAAACAGGAAGCGCATCCTATGAATAAAAAAAATAAAAAGATAACAAGATATGAAATCACAACTTACTGTTTATAAGGCGAGTGCCGGTTCAGGTAAAACCTTTACTCTAGCTCGCGAATACATGACTCTGGTAATAGACAATCCCTATGCCTATCGCACCATCCTAGCCGTCACCTTCACCAACAAGGCGACGGAAGAGATGAAACTGCGTATCCTGGGACAGCTCTATGGCATCGCCCATCATCTGCCGGAGTCAGACCAATATCTGAACCAGATACATGAGGCATTGCCACATCTGTCTGAATCACAAATCAGAAAGAATGCAGAAGCGGCACTCCGACTGCTCATCCACAACTACAACTATTTTCATGTGCAGACCATCGATACCTTCTTCCAGAGTGTATTGAGAAACCTGGCACGAGAATTGGATCTTACTGCCAACCTCCGCATCGGACTCAACGACTACCAGGTGGAACAACAGGCTGTGGATGAACTCATCGAGAGTCTGGAAGACACTGACAAGCTGCTCTTCTGGATTATGGAATACATCAAGGAAAACATCGCAGACGACAAGGGCTGGAATGTAATCGGCCAGATCAAGTCGTTTGGCGAGCATATCTTCCGTGACTATTATAAGGAAAACGCCGACAAACTGTCGGAGCGTATGGCCGAAGACGGATTCTTCGAGGGATTCAAGGAGAAGATGAAGAACATCAAGAAGAAAGCCAAGGAGCAGTTTGACGAAATTGCCGCATCTTTCTTTGATGCACTCGAAGAAGGCGGATATTCTGCTGATGACCTGAGCGGAAAGACTCGAGGCATCTGGAGCTACTTCAACAAAATCAAGAATGGAAAGTACAGCGATGATGACCTGTTGAACCTGACCTTCACCAAGTGCATGGAAAGTCCGGACAACTGGGTGAAGAAAGCGGACGTGAAGAATCACACCGACCTCTATCAGCAGGTATCTTCCGTGCTCTATCCTATCCTCCAGTTCTCAGAACAGCACCGACCAACATTGGTCAAGATGTATAAGAGCGCCGACCTGACCGTGAAGCATCTCAACCAGTTGCGCCTGCTGGGCAGTATCGACAAGAAGGTGAGAACGATGAACCAGGAGGCAAACAGATTCCTGCTCAGCGACACCCAGACGCTGCTGCACTCACTCATCCAGGACAGCGACTCACCGTTTATCTTCGAGAAGATAGGTACCCAACTGAATCATGTGATGATAGATGAATTCCAGGATACCAGTACCATACAATGGAAGAACTTCAAGGTGCTTCTGGAAGAAACCATGAGCCGCGAGGATGCCGGCAACCTGATAGTAGGCGACGTGAAGCAGAGCATCTATCGCTGGCGTTCAGGAGACTGGAGATTGCTCAACAACATCGAGTCGGAATTCATTAATCCGAAGAAACAGCTCGACATAGAAACCCTCGACACCAACTACCGTTCCGACCGCAACGTCATCGACTTCAACAATGCCTTCTTCGTTGAGGCAGCCAAGCAGGAATACGAAAACCTGAAGGAAGCCATGCCGGAAGAAGCACAGCAGTTGCTCAATGCCTACGCTGACGTGGAGCAGAAAGTGCCTGCAAACAAAAGAGCACAAGGCTACGTGGAAATCAAACTGCTCAAGACCCAGGAAGACGAGGATACTGCCGACGAGAGCACAGGCAAAGGAAAAGGCGAAAGAATGATGCAACTCTGTCTAGAGACGGTGGACAAACTGGTGGCACGCGGTGTGCCAACCAACAAAATCGCCATTCTGGTGCGCAACAACCAGACCATCCAGGACATCGCAGAATACTTCATGAACCATTCCGACTACGAGATGGTTTCGGATGAGGCATTCCGACTCGATGCTTCGCAGGCAGTGCAGACACTCGTCACCGCCCTTCATTACCTGATGCACCCCAACGATGACATCGCCCGTGCCACCCTGCTTAAGTATGCCCTGACCTATCTGGACAGCGAAGAACTGGTGAACCTGCTTACCAGCAACAGACAGGAATATCTGGAGATTCCCCTGCTCGACCTGACCGAACGACTCTTCACAGAGTTCCGACTGGGCGAAGTAGAAGACATGAAAGCCCAAAGTGCCTACGTATGCGCATTCTACGACAAGCTGAATGCCTTCCTCGCAGACAACAGCAGCGACATCGAAGCCTTCCTGCAGGAATGGGATGCCAATCTTCACGGAAAGAGTATCCACTGTGACGGTACCGACGGAATCAGACTACTGACCATCCACAAAAGTAAAGGATTGGAGTACGACCACGTAATCATGCCTTACTGCGACTGGCAGCTGGAGAAATCGAATACCATCTGGTGCACGCCGCAGGAGGAACCATACAATGAGTTGCCACTCGTACCTGTGGATTTCAGTGCCGGTCAGATGAAACAGAGCATCTATGAACCAGACTATCATCACGAGCATCTGCAAAACATGGTAGACAACCTCAACCTGCTCTACGTGGCATTCACCCGAGCCGGACATAATCTCTATGTCTTCGGCAAACGTGCCACCCAGAACTATCGCTCCAGCATCATCGAACTGTCGCTTGACCAGGTGGCAGAGAAACTGAAAAAGGCACAGGAGTCCATTTCGCCATTAGCCGAAGACAAGGAAGTTCCGGTAGAAATTCATGGACTGGGTACCGACAGCAAAACCTCAGACATCGTCTTCACCTATGGCGAGCCATATATACCGAAGAAAAAGGTGGTCATGGAAATGAAGCTCAACTCGAATGTATTCACGCTCCCTTCGGAAATGATGGAGACAGAAATCATCGTATCATCCAAGATGCCTGAATTCAAGCAGAGTAACAAGAG
The Segatella copri DNA segment above includes these coding regions:
- a CDS encoding efflux RND transporter periplasmic adaptor subunit, with protein sequence MKKLRISKIWIAVIVIVVIAVAAWALSGGKKEEEINFKEEAVKTETLQNSVTATGTIEAVTSVTVGTQVSGIVNKLYVDYNSQVKKGQVIAELDKTNLLSELNTAKANLASATSNLSYQAANMNRYQTLYKKGLVSADEYENALLTYRQAKEQVASSKENVQKAQTNLGYATITSPIDGTVISKSVEEGQTVAASFNTPELFTIAKDLTNMQVVANVDEADIGGVKEGDRVTFTVDAYPDDTFEGTVKQVRLEATTTNNVVTYEVVISAPNADLKLKPGLTANVTIYTQERSGVLAVANKALRFTPTKETVGKDMKIVDCKGKNKVWTLSDKTLTAHSVTIGQTDGVHTEIIKGIKKGQKIVTEIIVNTPEEEEDAQQSQGLISGPGPRGKKK
- a CDS encoding ABC transporter ATP-binding protein, with the protein product MAENIDNKEKKVVIELDNVRRNFMVGDEVVHALKGVSFKIYEGEFVTIMGKSGSGKSTLLNQLGCLDTPSSGEYYLDGVSVRKMSRNDRAILRNRKIGFIFQNYNLLPKTTSVENVELPLMYNPSVTAEERKQRAIEALKAVGLGERLYHKSNQMSGGQMQRVAIARALVNDPAVILADEATGNLDTRTSFEILVLFQKLYAEGRTIIFVTHNPDIANYSSRNIELRDGHIISDTYNDHILSAAEGLAALPANTDE
- a CDS encoding ABC transporter permease — its product is MNYQNLLKIALRAIAANKMRSFLTALGIIIGIAAVITMLAIGQGSKASIKANIAEMGSNMIMISPGADMRGGVRQDASSMETLKQTDYQTIKDECNYISAISPTVNSAGQWIYGNNNTQSSIYGVNQDYLSIRQLKVADGEMFTDADIKAAAKVCILGQTVVDYLFPDGSDPIGKVVRFNSIPFRVVGVLKKKGYNSMGMDQDDLVLAPYTTVMKRLLAQTYLGGIVCSAITEEASQPAQDQISDILRRNHKLKDATATTEADEDDFNIRSQEEISSMMNSTMSTITILLGSVAGISLLVGGIGIMNIMYVSVTERTREIGLRMSVGARGIDILNQFLIEAILLSVTGGIIGVILGVSLSLSLNAFLHIATQIEPWSIIMSFAVCTFTGVFFGWYPAKKAARLDPIEAIRYE
- the kdsB gene encoding 3-deoxy-manno-octulosonate cytidylyltransferase, which produces MRFIGIIPARYASTRFPGKPLAMLGGKPVIQHVYEKVAAVLEEAYVATDDERILNAVEAFGGKAVMTRTDHKSGTDRIEEAIEKIGGDWDVIVNVQGDEPFVAKSQLETICHCFDDPTTQIATLGKAFTSMEAVENPNSPKIAVSNQGFALYFSRSVIPYVRGKERKDWLNNFPYLKHLGIYAYRKEVLKEVTQLPQSSLEIAESLEQLRWLQNGYKIKVGTTDVETVGIDTPEDLKRAEEFLKSL
- the tilS gene encoding tRNA lysidine(34) synthetase TilS; this encodes MNKNQIENIVSNYIVRHNMWKHAGFYIVALSGGADSVALLLILKSIGMPVEAAHCNFHLRGEESDRDEQFCVDLCEHEGIALHRIHFDTFTYAEKHKVSIEMAARDLRYRYFAQLAKDINADGICVAHHRDDNVETLLLNLLRGSGVDGLAAIAPQNGNILRPLLCISRQDVLDYLAEKKQDYVTDSTNLEDDALRNKIRHHVIPLLETLNPAARDNIAQSAKYLRQAKLMLDNMEKDMKPSDADNADSVIFIDKAPIMMAASQEFMLHKRIGNYGFHGDTIDNIMNALRNQDGGIGKVWKSNDYMLAIDREQLLITPLEALDNLQKEREFRLPEEGNYTLNDSTKIKLRRYPRTEDFAPSKESHRITLDADKVSFPLTYRLTAQGDRFQPFGMKGTKLISDYLTDRKRNYMEKMSQHVLTDKEGEIIWLIGERTSDRCKISPTTQSILEIEMMENPDAPQK
- a CDS encoding GH25 family lysozyme; translation: MTNIRKRGIGIAGALLVILLLALGYWIYRCQNPTRESVQAAKARIEVYSSYEIRRGDKTLLHFDEDTTTLAAVFVNRWALVPSCQGRLAASYDASITKNKYKGLDADSVLVEKVDSLDSLYKDSKWKESELAYYIHSHSVMDLGYNRICAFENREKVLRDSAKKMLDSLHHIQGKDSSGKVSNGKEKLQLVHLIIYKAFYTDENGKTQSEDCKLIGSMDGKNTQGCHLFQLASETTPDGIFGIAPRTAAGIVTLQGVTHRKPINYELRPDSLGYFSGSYDSLYQAEGYGVWIGHDGTYYEGEWKDGERNGWGFSIAPKKPLRVGEWKADKYKGERLVYTSQRIYGIDISKYQHGKGKKKYPIDWKRLRITHLGTISKKTVNGNVNFPIRYIYIKSTEGKSIVNPFYKKDYNDARKHGYHVGTYHFFSTRSSAAEQANHFLRHSHIRRGDFPPVLDLEPFPSQIKQMGGPAVLFARVRTWLRLVERATGVKPILYISQMFVNRYLPLAPDLKHDYLVWIARYGEYKPDIHLVYWQLCPDGRVAGIHGTVDINVFNGYQKAFDKFAKNEAVR